Proteins encoded within one genomic window of Amorphoplanes friuliensis DSM 7358:
- a CDS encoding LysR family transcriptional regulator, translating into MGPVLDIVALRSLLAVADCGGFHRAAEVLRVSQPAVSQHVRRLEKAIGRPLVERQGRRTVFTPDGQALIADARCILAAHDNAVRRLIGAGSTTITIGTTEHAADLILPVVTAVLAASHPGHEVRFRIDRTVRLDEGIDRGALDLAVSMAEVSGARAEPVGSLPLTWYAAPGWRQPADGDPWPVVAIEEPCLLRRRAIEALAARELRPYVVCDTGYVAGVMNAVRAGIGVALLADAGSPPDGLTVRHDLPAVAPAALGLRARQGADPVLAATVTEALRAALGHAVEAVAA; encoded by the coding sequence ATGGGACCCGTACTGGACATCGTGGCACTGCGTAGCCTGCTCGCCGTGGCGGACTGCGGAGGCTTCCACCGCGCCGCCGAGGTGCTGCGGGTGAGTCAGCCCGCGGTCAGCCAGCACGTGCGCCGCCTGGAGAAGGCGATCGGCCGCCCGCTGGTCGAACGGCAGGGCCGCCGCACGGTGTTCACCCCGGACGGTCAGGCGCTCATCGCCGACGCCCGGTGCATCCTCGCCGCGCACGACAACGCCGTGCGGCGCCTGATCGGCGCCGGGTCCACCACCATCACCATCGGCACCACCGAACACGCCGCCGACCTGATCCTGCCCGTGGTCACGGCCGTCCTGGCCGCCTCCCACCCGGGCCACGAGGTCCGCTTCCGGATCGACCGCACGGTACGCCTCGACGAGGGGATCGACCGGGGTGCCCTCGACCTGGCCGTGTCCATGGCCGAGGTGTCGGGTGCCCGCGCCGAGCCGGTCGGCTCACTCCCGCTGACCTGGTACGCCGCCCCCGGCTGGCGGCAACCCGCGGACGGGGACCCCTGGCCCGTCGTCGCGATCGAGGAGCCGTGCCTGCTGCGCCGCCGGGCGATCGAGGCGCTGGCGGCGCGGGAGCTGCGGCCGTACGTCGTCTGCGACACCGGGTACGTCGCCGGCGTGATGAACGCCGTCCGCGCGGGGATCGGGGTGGCGCTGCTGGCCGACGCGGGCAGCCCGCCGGACGGGCTGACGGTCCGGCACGACCTGCCCGCCGTGGCGCCGGCAGCGCTCGGACTGCGGGCCCGTCAGGGCGCCGACCCCGTACTGGCCGCCACTGTCACGGAGGCGTTGCGGGCGGCGCTGGGCCACGCGGTGGAGGCCGTCGCCGCGTAG
- a CDS encoding Acg family FMN-binding oxidoreductase, giving the protein MSGYTGDDLRRAATAAIRAPSLHNSQPWCFRLRDGTIEVLADRTRRPAVADTTGWALRLACGAATFNARLALAAAGTPADVLLRPYGELIATLTPARRRPPTYTERDLAAVIPRRHSNRRPFRPDPVPSETRVRLIEAARAEGARLELLVGTTALAGFGEIARSADRVLRRDPAYQAEQVTWTHADLAPDGVPVSAGGPPAEPQDLLPQRPYGERRRAPGRDFEPEPLVAVLATAADRPFDQVLAGQAMQAVLLTATDAGLATSLISQPIEVPAARDHLRRSLLRSGIPQIAVRIGYGDPGRPSPRRTVDDVLL; this is encoded by the coding sequence ATGTCCGGGTACACCGGTGACGACCTGCGCCGGGCCGCCACCGCCGCGATCCGGGCGCCGTCGCTGCACAACAGCCAGCCGTGGTGCTTCCGGCTGCGGGACGGGACGATCGAGGTGCTCGCCGACCGGACCCGCCGGCCGGCCGTCGCCGACACCACCGGGTGGGCGCTGCGGCTCGCTTGTGGAGCCGCGACGTTCAACGCGCGGCTGGCGCTGGCCGCGGCGGGTACACCCGCGGACGTGCTGCTGCGTCCGTACGGGGAGCTGATCGCGACCCTGACCCCGGCGCGGCGCAGGCCGCCGACCTACACCGAGCGGGACCTGGCCGCGGTGATCCCGCGGCGGCACAGCAACCGCAGGCCCTTCCGCCCGGATCCGGTGCCTTCCGAGACCCGGGTACGCCTGATCGAAGCGGCCCGAGCCGAGGGTGCCCGCCTCGAACTGCTGGTCGGGACGACGGCGCTGGCCGGCTTCGGTGAGATCGCCCGCAGCGCCGACCGGGTGCTGCGCCGCGACCCCGCCTACCAGGCGGAACAGGTCACCTGGACCCACGCCGACCTGGCGCCGGACGGTGTGCCGGTCAGCGCCGGTGGGCCGCCCGCCGAACCCCAGGATCTGCTCCCCCAGCGCCCCTACGGCGAGCGCCGGCGTGCACCCGGCCGCGACTTCGAGCCCGAGCCGCTGGTCGCGGTGCTGGCCACGGCGGCGGACCGGCCGTTCGACCAGGTCCTCGCGGGTCAGGCGATGCAGGCCGTCCTGCTCACGGCCACGGACGCCGGGCTGGCGACCTCGTTGATCTCCCAGCCGATCGAGGTCCCCGCGGCACGGGACCACCTTCGCCGCTCCCTGCTCCGGTCCGGCATCCCGCAGATCGCGGTCCGCATCGGGTACGGCGACCCCGGGCGGCCGTCCCCCCGCCGCACCGTGGACGACGTGCTGCTCTGA
- a CDS encoding ABC transporter ATP-binding protein, producing MSVSVSELTRSFGEKAVIDKLDLSIAPGEFVALLGHSGCGKSTLLRILAGIDLEISGEVTVPRRRAVAFQAPRLMPWKKVWRNVVLGLPGRPDRALAERYLAEVGLTDKATVWPKTLSGGEAQRVSLARALVREPDLLLLDEPFGALDALTRTKAQALVAELWARHDCAILLVTHDVEESLLLADRVLVMDHGGIAHEVTVDLPRPRDVGDPRFVELRAQLLSWLGVSA from the coding sequence ATGTCCGTCTCGGTCTCGGAGCTGACACGCTCGTTCGGCGAGAAAGCCGTCATCGACAAGCTGGACCTGTCCATCGCCCCCGGCGAGTTCGTCGCCCTGCTCGGGCACAGCGGCTGCGGCAAGAGCACGCTGCTGCGCATCCTGGCCGGCATCGACCTCGAGATCAGCGGTGAGGTCACCGTGCCGCGGCGGCGGGCCGTCGCGTTCCAGGCGCCGCGGCTGATGCCGTGGAAGAAGGTGTGGCGCAACGTCGTCCTGGGCCTGCCCGGACGCCCCGACCGGGCCCTCGCCGAGCGCTACCTGGCCGAGGTCGGGCTGACCGACAAGGCCACGGTCTGGCCCAAGACGCTGTCCGGCGGCGAGGCCCAGCGGGTGTCGCTGGCCCGGGCGCTGGTCCGCGAGCCTGATCTGCTGCTGCTCGACGAGCCGTTCGGTGCGCTCGACGCCCTCACCCGCACCAAGGCGCAGGCACTCGTCGCCGAGCTCTGGGCCCGGCACGACTGCGCCATCCTCCTCGTCACCCACGACGTCGAGGAATCCCTGCTGCTCGCCGACCGGGTCCTGGTGATGGACCACGGCGGCATCGCCCACGAGGTCACCGTCGACCTGCCCCGCCCCCGTGACGTGGGCGACCCGCGCTTCGTGGAGCTGCGCGCGCAGCTCCTCTCCTGGCTTGGAGTTTCCGCATGA
- a CDS encoding Acg family FMN-binding oxidoreductase: protein MITPSEALEAAALAALHAPSVYNTQPWRWRISGDTMTLHADHRRELAVADPDGRLLLLSCGAALQHARTALAAAGWQAAVERMPEPGVLARLTFTGEKPADPRAQRLAAAIVVRHTDRRAYAARPVPEPLLDGLRRIVEAEGAYLHVVRRDQVPLLAVAAEAAGNTELADPAYREELRQWTSRPAAAGDGVPATTAVRQELRRVPVRDFAPDGDAGLSAGDGHDTGSAYVVVFGSGDRPLNLLCGGEAMSALLLAATADGLATAPLSDTIEVAWSRQLMRDLLSGVGEPYLAVRLGYPADDAEPGTAPRRAPADVIEFGD, encoded by the coding sequence ATGATCACTCCGTCCGAGGCCCTCGAGGCGGCCGCCCTCGCGGCGCTGCACGCCCCGTCGGTGTACAACACCCAGCCGTGGCGCTGGCGGATCAGCGGCGACACGATGACGCTGCACGCCGACCACCGGCGTGAACTCGCTGTGGCCGATCCGGACGGGCGGCTGCTCCTGCTCAGCTGCGGCGCGGCCCTGCAGCACGCCCGGACCGCCCTGGCGGCGGCCGGATGGCAGGCCGCCGTCGAGCGGATGCCCGAGCCCGGCGTGCTGGCCCGGCTCACGTTCACCGGTGAGAAACCCGCCGACCCGCGGGCGCAGCGTCTCGCCGCGGCGATCGTGGTGCGGCACACCGACCGGCGGGCGTACGCCGCCCGGCCCGTACCGGAGCCGCTGCTCGACGGTCTGCGGCGGATCGTCGAGGCCGAGGGTGCGTACCTGCACGTCGTCCGGCGTGACCAGGTGCCGCTGCTGGCTGTCGCCGCCGAGGCCGCCGGGAACACCGAGCTGGCCGACCCGGCGTACCGGGAGGAGCTCCGGCAGTGGACCTCACGTCCGGCCGCCGCGGGTGACGGCGTGCCGGCCACCACCGCCGTACGCCAGGAGCTGCGTCGTGTGCCGGTCCGCGACTTCGCGCCCGACGGTGACGCCGGGCTGAGCGCCGGGGACGGGCACGACACCGGCTCCGCGTACGTGGTGGTCTTCGGCTCGGGCGACCGGCCCCTGAACCTGCTGTGCGGCGGCGAGGCGATGTCGGCGCTGCTGCTGGCGGCAACCGCCGACGGTCTCGCGACCGCACCCCTCAGCGACACGATCGAGGTCGCGTGGTCACGGCAGCTGATGCGCGATCTGCTGTCCGGCGTCGGTGAGCCGTACCTGGCCGTCCGTCTCGGGTATCCCGCAGACGACGCCGAGCCGGGCACCGCACCCCGCCGCGCACCGGCCGACGTCATCGAGTTCGGCGACTGA
- a CDS encoding M20 family metallopeptidase produces MDLLAKAAELIAVPSTADRPAELHRALDLVLDVVGPGFEVERFSSGGKPSALVRTPGPRPVFRILLNAHLDVVPADTYAVTRDGNRLHGRGAQDMKMAALVLADVFRTLAPTLPYPLGLQLVTDEEVGGYDGTAHQLEAGVRAEFVVIGEQSNLRVVTDSKGLCQVRLHATGTAAHAAYPWLGENALLKLHAAIGALLRRYPVPASEQWTTTVSVARIETSNRAVNQIPADATAWLDIRFPPQDTDFTGRTRHEIVAYLHSLTGLTVELDGLGPPHHADPSHPDVVRLQAAARAQGFSGDLLRKHGAADGRFYYARGINAVIFGPGGDGQHGPDEYVDLTTVTPYRNALITFLKAAR; encoded by the coding sequence ATGGACCTGCTCGCCAAGGCCGCCGAGCTGATCGCCGTACCGTCCACTGCGGACCGCCCTGCCGAGTTGCATCGGGCGCTCGACCTGGTGCTCGACGTGGTCGGGCCCGGCTTCGAGGTGGAACGCTTCAGCTCGGGCGGCAAGCCCAGCGCGCTGGTGCGGACGCCCGGTCCCCGCCCGGTCTTCCGCATCCTGCTCAACGCCCACCTGGACGTCGTGCCCGCCGACACGTACGCCGTGACCCGTGACGGCAACCGGCTCCACGGCCGCGGCGCCCAGGACATGAAGATGGCGGCTCTGGTCCTCGCGGACGTCTTCCGGACGCTGGCGCCGACCCTCCCGTACCCCCTGGGTCTGCAGTTGGTCACCGACGAGGAGGTCGGAGGTTACGACGGGACCGCACACCAGCTCGAGGCCGGGGTGCGCGCGGAGTTCGTGGTCATCGGCGAGCAGAGCAACCTGCGGGTCGTCACCGACTCCAAGGGCCTCTGCCAGGTACGCCTGCACGCCACCGGCACGGCCGCCCACGCCGCCTACCCCTGGCTGGGCGAGAACGCCCTGCTCAAGCTGCACGCGGCGATCGGCGCGCTGCTGCGACGCTATCCGGTGCCGGCGAGCGAGCAGTGGACCACGACGGTCTCCGTGGCCCGCATCGAGACGTCCAACCGGGCGGTCAACCAGATCCCCGCCGACGCCACCGCCTGGCTCGACATCCGCTTCCCGCCGCAGGACACCGACTTCACCGGGCGGACCCGGCACGAGATCGTCGCCTACCTGCATTCGCTCACCGGGCTGACGGTCGAGCTGGACGGCCTCGGCCCGCCCCACCACGCCGACCCCTCTCACCCCGATGTGGTCCGGCTCCAGGCGGCGGCCCGGGCACAGGGCTTCTCCGGCGACCTGCTGCGCAAGCACGGCGCCGCCGACGGCCGGTTCTACTACGCCCGCGGCATCAACGCTGTGATCTTCGGGCCGGGCGGGGACGGCCAGCACGGGCCGGACGAGTACGTCGACCTGACCACCGTCACGCCGTACCGCAACGCCCTCATCACATTCCTCAAGGCCGCCCGGTGA
- a CDS encoding ABC transporter substrate-binding protein: protein MRRALIPVVALLLALTGCGGGDSESDRVSLTLGDQANGLKTLFEASGALEGASFDHKWAEFQGAAPLFQAMQSNNVDTGTAADIPTLQAISGGLPIKFVAASQSNGQGTAILLRKDSAIKSVAELKGKEILVSTARGSIADYLLANVLQKAGLKYSDVTVKYAVPTAAQAAFSSGKVEIWAIFGVFQATAVAQGAKVLIDGRDGGTSGIGVISASDKSLADPKRKAAIADFLKRLSTANTWAATHADEYAQVYSDKNGVPLDVAKVVVSWGSTALLPVTPDVIAKVQPVSDLMRGVGVLPVDVKVADHVDTTAFSTAG, encoded by the coding sequence ATGAGACGTGCCCTCATCCCCGTCGTCGCCCTGCTGCTCGCCCTCACCGGCTGCGGCGGCGGCGACAGCGAGTCCGACCGGGTCTCCTTGACGCTGGGCGACCAGGCCAACGGCCTCAAGACGCTGTTCGAGGCATCCGGCGCCCTCGAAGGCGCCTCCTTCGACCACAAGTGGGCCGAGTTCCAGGGCGCGGCGCCGCTCTTCCAGGCCATGCAGAGCAACAACGTGGACACCGGCACGGCCGCCGACATCCCGACGCTGCAGGCGATCAGCGGCGGCCTGCCGATCAAGTTCGTCGCCGCCTCGCAGTCCAACGGTCAGGGCACCGCGATCCTGCTGCGCAAGGACTCCGCGATCAAGTCGGTGGCCGAGCTGAAGGGCAAGGAGATCCTGGTGTCCACCGCCCGGGGCAGCATCGCCGACTACCTGCTCGCCAACGTGCTGCAGAAGGCCGGCCTGAAGTACAGCGACGTCACCGTCAAGTACGCCGTACCGACCGCCGCGCAGGCCGCGTTCAGCTCCGGCAAGGTCGAGATCTGGGCGATCTTCGGGGTCTTCCAGGCCACCGCCGTCGCCCAGGGCGCCAAGGTGCTGATCGACGGGCGTGACGGCGGCACCAGCGGCATCGGTGTGATCTCCGCCTCGGACAAGTCCCTCGCCGACCCGAAACGCAAGGCCGCCATCGCGGACTTCCTCAAGCGCCTCTCCACCGCCAACACGTGGGCTGCCACGCACGCCGACGAGTACGCCCAGGTCTACAGCGACAAGAACGGCGTACCGCTGGACGTGGCCAAGGTGGTCGTGTCGTGGGGCTCGACCGCGCTGCTCCCGGTGACCCCCGACGTCATCGCCAAGGTGCAGCCCGTCTCCGACCTGATGCGGGGTGTCGGCGTGCTGCCGGTCGACGTGAAGGTCGCCGATCACGTCGACACCACCGCCTTCTCCACCGCCGGTTAG
- a CDS encoding SRPBCC family protein, translated as MSIAEFSQTFTVPAPAAKVFAHLAEPESYIGLSPLVVAVRDVRREAGQVSYVSVERFTLGPFKYDNLIKVTMTFPEPDRRIVSDVRSPGAVHLVATVDLVPAGDGTTVTETVHVTFPFLLRPLVVGQARKVARARAAELTRRMSAA; from the coding sequence GTGTCGATCGCCGAGTTCAGCCAGACGTTCACCGTGCCCGCGCCCGCCGCGAAGGTCTTCGCCCACCTGGCCGAACCGGAGAGCTACATCGGCCTGTCACCGCTGGTCGTCGCCGTCCGAGACGTCCGGCGCGAGGCGGGCCAGGTCTCGTACGTGTCGGTGGAACGATTCACCCTGGGACCGTTCAAGTACGACAACCTCATCAAGGTCACGATGACGTTCCCCGAGCCGGACCGGCGCATCGTCAGCGACGTCCGCAGCCCCGGTGCGGTGCACCTGGTGGCCACCGTGGACCTGGTCCCGGCCGGTGACGGCACCACGGTCACCGAGACCGTCCACGTCACGTTCCCGTTCCTGCTGCGCCCGCTGGTCGTCGGGCAGGCCCGGAAGGTGGCCCGGGCCCGGGCCGCCGAACTCACCCGCCGGATGTCCGCCGCCTGA
- a CDS encoding sulfurtransferase, protein MLITAAQLHRRLAEPGPPVLLDVRWALGDPDGEQHYRDAHLPGALYADLETDLAGPHEPGAGRHPLPSVARLQTAARRWGITRKRGVVVYDNSGGLAAARAWWLLRWAGVPDVRILDGGLAAWLAAGHGVATGQAQPQPPSDIVLTGGHLPTVTAEEAAASPVLLDARAGERYRGEVEPIDPRAGHIPGARSAPTTANLTGEIPLFRPTAELRERFQALGAGTGDVAVYCGSGVTAAHEIAALAVAGFDAALYPGSWSAWSSDPDRPIATGSEEIPR, encoded by the coding sequence GTGCTGATCACGGCCGCCCAGCTGCACCGGCGGCTGGCCGAGCCGGGTCCGCCCGTGCTGCTCGACGTGCGCTGGGCGCTCGGCGACCCGGACGGCGAGCAGCACTACCGCGACGCTCACCTGCCGGGCGCGCTCTACGCCGATCTGGAGACCGACCTGGCCGGCCCGCACGAGCCCGGCGCGGGCCGTCATCCGCTGCCCTCGGTCGCTCGGTTGCAGACCGCGGCCCGGCGCTGGGGCATCACCCGCAAGCGCGGCGTGGTCGTCTACGACAACAGCGGCGGGCTGGCCGCCGCGCGGGCCTGGTGGCTGCTGCGCTGGGCCGGTGTCCCGGACGTGCGGATCCTCGACGGCGGTCTTGCCGCCTGGCTGGCCGCGGGTCACGGCGTCGCAACCGGGCAGGCGCAACCGCAGCCGCCCAGCGACATCGTCCTGACCGGCGGCCACCTGCCCACGGTCACCGCGGAGGAGGCGGCCGCGAGCCCGGTGCTCCTGGACGCCCGGGCCGGCGAACGCTACCGCGGTGAGGTCGAGCCGATCGACCCGCGTGCCGGGCACATCCCGGGTGCCCGCAGCGCACCGACCACCGCGAACCTCACCGGCGAGATCCCGCTGTTCCGGCCGACGGCGGAGCTGCGCGAACGCTTCCAGGCACTCGGCGCGGGCACCGGCGACGTCGCCGTCTACTGCGGGTCGGGTGTGACCGCTGCCCACGAGATCGCCGCCCTGGCTGTCGCCGGCTTCGACGCGGCGCTCTACCCCGGTTCCTGGTCGGCCTGGTCCTCCGACCCGGACCGCCCGATCGCCACCGGCAGTGAGGAGATCCCGCGATGA
- a CDS encoding MarR family winged helix-turn-helix transcriptional regulator translates to MSDSTAELAEELRAAVGDFVRRIRVHDGMPPGQAAVLGRLSRGGPLPIAELARGEQVKHQSMTRTVNLLRDQGLVSTTPGETDRRQVVVTLTGAGADALDGERHRRAVGIDRALREDLTAEERELVRLIPGILRKLAR, encoded by the coding sequence ATGAGCGACAGCACAGCCGAGCTCGCCGAGGAGCTGAGGGCCGCCGTCGGCGACTTCGTCCGGCGGATCCGCGTGCACGACGGGATGCCACCGGGCCAGGCCGCGGTCCTCGGGCGGCTCTCCCGCGGCGGGCCGTTGCCCATCGCGGAGTTGGCGCGCGGCGAGCAGGTGAAGCACCAGTCGATGACACGTACCGTGAATCTGCTGCGCGACCAGGGCCTGGTCTCGACGACGCCGGGCGAGACCGACCGCCGCCAGGTGGTCGTGACCCTGACCGGCGCGGGAGCAGACGCCCTCGACGGCGAACGGCACCGGCGGGCCGTCGGCATCGACCGGGCGTTGCGCGAGGACCTGACCGCCGAGGAACGCGAACTCGTCCGGCTCATCCCCGGCATCCTGCGCAAACTCGCCCGCTGA
- a CDS encoding alpha/beta hydrolase, which yields MTEPSFDEPEGINPRGTVIVAAGRGETGQAYARLGRRLAADGYRVRVLPDVTTDLTASLAHAEKVLVDDALPGPKVIAGSDTGALFALALAGRHVPGLDAVILAGIPVPVATGGSVDLIGWEAEVEARTACPNHQRLLGDGGARPGALFSAPIPTELIELAGDGSGGLPALGLHGSADLVSPLGQARDLYPSGGSARLVAIEGGRHDVLNDVTHRTVAALIVLFLERLRLGTDLPLIARPAA from the coding sequence ATGACCGAGCCATCGTTCGACGAGCCCGAGGGCATCAACCCCCGCGGCACCGTCATCGTCGCCGCCGGGCGCGGCGAGACCGGGCAGGCGTACGCGCGCCTCGGCCGCCGTCTCGCCGCTGACGGCTATCGCGTCCGGGTACTGCCGGACGTCACCACCGATCTCACGGCGAGCCTGGCCCACGCCGAGAAGGTGCTGGTCGACGACGCCCTGCCGGGCCCGAAGGTGATCGCGGGCTCGGACACCGGCGCGCTGTTCGCCCTGGCCCTCGCGGGTCGTCACGTTCCCGGCCTCGACGCCGTGATCCTCGCCGGCATCCCGGTGCCGGTCGCCACAGGGGGCAGTGTCGACCTGATCGGCTGGGAGGCCGAGGTGGAGGCGCGGACAGCCTGCCCGAACCACCAGCGACTGCTGGGAGACGGAGGAGCCCGCCCCGGCGCTCTTTTTTCGGCGCCAATTCCTACTGAATTGATCGAACTTGCAGGTGATGGGTCCGGTGGACTGCCGGCGCTCGGGCTGCACGGCAGCGCCGACCTGGTCAGCCCCCTCGGTCAGGCCCGCGACCTCTACCCCAGCGGTGGCAGCGCCCGGCTCGTGGCCATCGAGGGCGGACGGCACGACGTCCTCAACGATGTCACCCACCGCACGGTGGCCGCGCTGATCGTGCTGTTCCTCGAACGGCTGCGGCTCGGCACCGACCTGCCGCTGATCGCCCGGCCCGCCGCATGA
- a CDS encoding DoxX family membrane protein, which yields MDDMTAATHHNGTATHRTAVSPPTAAPVTVPATTTAGRYVLGGLRLALGWIFLWAFLDKLFGLGHSTPAANAWIDGGSPTAGFLGKAVSGPFTGFYHGIAGAAWADWLFMLGLAGIGLALIAGVALRIAGAAGALLMVMMWTAVLPPETNPFLDDHLIYAGVLVLFALTAAGETLGLGKLWNRLPIVRRLPWLR from the coding sequence GTGGACGACATGACCGCCGCCACCCACCACAACGGCACCGCCACCCACCGCACGGCCGTGAGCCCCCCGACCGCAGCACCGGTCACCGTTCCCGCGACGACGACCGCAGGTCGCTACGTTCTCGGTGGGCTCCGGCTGGCCCTGGGCTGGATCTTCCTCTGGGCGTTCCTCGACAAGCTCTTCGGCCTGGGCCACTCGACCCCCGCGGCCAACGCCTGGATCGACGGCGGCAGCCCGACCGCCGGCTTCCTCGGCAAGGCGGTGAGCGGCCCGTTCACCGGCTTCTACCACGGCATCGCCGGCGCGGCCTGGGCCGACTGGCTCTTCATGCTCGGTCTCGCCGGGATCGGCCTCGCCCTGATCGCCGGGGTCGCCCTGCGCATCGCCGGAGCCGCGGGTGCGCTGCTCATGGTCATGATGTGGACCGCCGTGCTGCCCCCGGAAACCAACCCCTTCCTCGACGACCACCTGATCTACGCCGGGGTCCTGGTCCTCTTCGCCCTGACCGCGGCCGGCGAGACCCTCGGGCTCGGCAAGCTCTGGAACCGCCTGCCGATCGTCCGCCGCCTCCCCTGGCTCCGCTGA
- a CDS encoding YbhB/YbcL family Raf kinase inhibitor-like protein, with protein MYDPYALAFPAAAFRLSSPDFTDGGPLPATALASGGNRPPVLYWNGLPAGTRSLVLTAFDADAPIPGGLWHWAVKDVQPVHGEHTTPLTNSLGVAGWSGANPPPGTGTHRMIFCATALDVAVLDVPEGASLALVQILMIPHTLGRGLLTGTSEAPPA; from the coding sequence GTGTACGACCCCTACGCCCTGGCGTTCCCCGCGGCTGCGTTCCGGCTGAGCAGCCCCGACTTCACCGACGGCGGCCCGCTGCCCGCGACCGCCCTGGCGAGCGGCGGCAACCGGCCACCCGTTCTGTACTGGAACGGACTGCCGGCCGGGACCCGCAGCCTGGTCCTCACCGCGTTCGACGCGGACGCGCCGATCCCCGGCGGGCTCTGGCACTGGGCGGTGAAAGACGTCCAGCCGGTTCATGGGGAGCACACGACACCGCTGACGAACTCGCTGGGTGTGGCGGGCTGGTCGGGTGCGAACCCGCCGCCCGGCACGGGCACCCACCGCATGATCTTCTGCGCGACCGCCCTGGACGTGGCCGTCCTCGACGTCCCCGAGGGTGCGAGCCTGGCGCTGGTCCAGATTCTGATGATCCCGCACACGCTCGGCCGGGGTCTGCTCACGGGCACCTCGGAGGCGCCGCCCGCCTGA
- a CDS encoding ABC transporter permease subunit — translation MTTSDLIRTEAPPQAALPAREQVTLRPSSRRDRRPVVPRPVRRALGPLGVLAIWYALSATGVLPPEVLASPVDVLAKAWDMTLSGELPTAIAVSGERVLYGFAIGASIGTFFALIAGLFRVGEDLVDSTVGMLRTLPWVGLIPLFIIWFGIDEQPKIALVALGVTFPLYFNIYAGIRGVDAQLIEAGNVLGLGRGGLIRHVILPGALPNALVGLRYALGSAWLALVFAEQVNASQGIGYLMTNAEQFFQTDVIVVCLIVYAFLGLFTDLIVRLAIRYLLAWRASFEGS, via the coding sequence ATGACAACCTCGGATCTGATCCGGACCGAAGCGCCACCGCAGGCGGCTCTGCCCGCCCGCGAGCAGGTGACCCTGCGCCCCTCGAGCCGGCGGGACCGCAGACCGGTGGTCCCGCGCCCGGTCCGCCGCGCGCTCGGACCGCTCGGCGTCCTGGCGATCTGGTACGCCCTCAGCGCCACCGGCGTCCTGCCCCCGGAAGTCCTCGCCTCCCCCGTCGACGTCCTGGCGAAGGCCTGGGACATGACCCTGAGCGGCGAGCTGCCCACGGCGATCGCGGTCTCGGGCGAACGTGTGCTCTACGGCTTTGCGATCGGCGCGAGCATCGGCACCTTCTTCGCGCTGATCGCCGGGCTGTTCCGGGTCGGTGAGGACCTGGTCGACTCGACGGTCGGCATGCTGCGAACCCTGCCCTGGGTCGGCCTGATCCCGCTGTTCATCATCTGGTTCGGCATCGACGAACAGCCGAAGATCGCCCTGGTGGCGCTCGGGGTGACGTTCCCGCTCTACTTCAACATCTACGCGGGCATCCGCGGCGTCGACGCCCAGCTGATCGAGGCCGGCAACGTCCTCGGACTGGGACGCGGCGGCCTGATCCGCCACGTCATCCTGCCCGGCGCGCTGCCCAACGCCCTGGTCGGCCTGCGCTACGCCCTCGGCAGCGCCTGGCTCGCCCTGGTCTTCGCCGAGCAGGTCAACGCGAGCCAGGGCATCGGCTACCTGATGACCAACGCCGAGCAGTTCTTCCAGACCGACGTGATCGTCGTCTGCCTCATCGTGTACGCGTTCCTCGGCCTCTTCACCGACCTGATCGTCCGTCTCGCCATCCGCTACCTGCTGGCGTGGCGCGCATCCTTCGAGGGGTCCTGA